From a region of the Bradyrhizobium guangdongense genome:
- a CDS encoding ABC transporter ATP-binding protein, translated as MSAPGPSLAVARETTNADAGRTRIAVQGLVKRFSAGRGDFAAVDNVSFEVRQGEFVALLGPSGCGKSTILNMVAGLLPHSGGRILVDGDLVDTGKVNSNVGYVFQRDTLFPWRTVEQNIGYGLEISGITKTERSARVADAIGKAGLTGFGQSFPRMLSGGMRQRVALMRTLILEPEILLMDEPFGALDTHTKLEMHKTLLDIWERERQTVLFVTHDLGEALTLASRIIVLSARPGRLKDDFQVPFPRPRDPVGLRETAEFGRLYSHIWHSLGEEFRRTKAD; from the coding sequence ATGTCCGCGCCTGGCCCCAGCCTCGCCGTTGCCCGAGAAACGACGAATGCGGACGCTGGTCGCACTCGGATTGCTGTGCAAGGACTAGTTAAGCGCTTCAGCGCCGGTCGAGGCGATTTTGCTGCCGTCGACAATGTATCATTCGAGGTTCGCCAAGGCGAATTCGTTGCCTTGCTCGGCCCCTCCGGCTGCGGAAAGAGCACGATCCTCAACATGGTGGCCGGGCTCTTGCCACATTCAGGCGGCCGAATTCTCGTCGACGGCGACTTAGTTGATACCGGCAAGGTAAATTCCAACGTCGGTTACGTGTTTCAGCGCGACACACTATTTCCTTGGCGAACGGTCGAGCAGAATATCGGCTACGGGCTCGAAATCTCCGGTATCACGAAGACGGAGCGTTCCGCGCGGGTTGCCGATGCGATTGGAAAGGCCGGGTTGACTGGCTTCGGCCAGAGCTTTCCTCGGATGCTTTCGGGCGGGATGCGTCAGCGGGTGGCCTTAATGCGCACCCTCATCCTCGAACCTGAAATTCTCCTGATGGATGAGCCTTTCGGCGCGCTTGATACTCATACCAAGCTGGAAATGCACAAGACATTGCTCGATATCTGGGAGCGCGAACGGCAGACTGTGCTGTTCGTAACTCACGACCTCGGCGAGGCGCTTACACTGGCCAGCCGCATCATCGTCCTGTCCGCAAGGCCCGGACGGCTGAAGGATGACTTCCAGGTGCCCTTTCCTCGTCCGCGAGATCCAGTCGGGTTGCGCGAAACGGCCGAATTCGGCCGCCTGTATTCTCACATCTGGCATTCGCTTGGCGAAGAGTTTCGCCGTACCAAGGCCGATTGA
- the kynU gene encoding kynureninase: MSTTENRLRVYEQTKPLFNIPDGVTYLDGNSLGPLPLSTADRMGRVIQQQWGVELIRAWNTAGWYVQPRKLGDRIARLIGAETGSVTVGDTLSLKVYQALSAALEMNRDRKIVLSDTGNFPTDLYMAEGLIATLGRGHQLRLVRPEEIEESLSEEIAVLYITEVDYRTGRRHNMAELTARAHALGIVTVWDLAHSTGALPVDLARVGADFAAGCTYKYLNGGPGAPAFLYIAPRHADHARPALSGWMGHAKPFAFDLGYAPAVGIERMRIGTPPVLAMAALEASLDIWDRIDMHEVRARSLELADLLIGEVERLCPQLRLVTPRSHEERGSQVSFAFERGYAAMQALIAHGVIGDFRAPDIMRFGITPLYIGKAEVMRAIEVIERVFTRELWRRPEYDVVHAVT; encoded by the coding sequence ATGAGCACTACAGAAAACAGATTGCGCGTTTACGAACAGACAAAGCCGCTGTTCAACATTCCGGACGGTGTGACATATCTGGATGGCAATTCGCTTGGTCCGCTGCCGCTTAGCACGGCTGATCGAATGGGCCGCGTCATCCAGCAGCAGTGGGGCGTCGAGCTGATCCGCGCCTGGAATACTGCCGGCTGGTATGTGCAGCCGCGCAAGCTGGGTGATCGGATTGCACGGCTTATTGGCGCTGAAACTGGGTCTGTCACCGTTGGCGATACGCTGTCGTTGAAGGTCTATCAGGCGCTCTCCGCCGCGCTCGAGATGAATCGTGATCGCAAAATCGTGTTGTCGGATACCGGCAATTTCCCGACCGATCTTTATATGGCCGAAGGCTTGATCGCGACCTTGGGACGCGGGCACCAATTGCGGCTCGTTCGGCCTGAGGAGATAGAGGAATCGCTGTCCGAGGAAATCGCGGTGCTCTATATCACGGAGGTGGACTATCGCACGGGGCGGCGTCATAACATGGCCGAGCTCACCGCAAGAGCCCACGCACTGGGCATCGTCACTGTCTGGGACCTCGCACATTCTACCGGCGCGTTGCCCGTCGATCTCGCACGCGTTGGCGCCGACTTCGCGGCCGGATGCACCTACAAGTATCTCAACGGCGGCCCTGGGGCGCCGGCGTTTCTCTACATTGCGCCGCGCCATGCTGATCACGCGCGGCCTGCTCTGTCGGGCTGGATGGGCCACGCCAAGCCCTTCGCCTTCGATCTCGGCTATGCACCAGCAGTTGGCATTGAGCGCATGAGGATCGGCACTCCGCCCGTGCTCGCTATGGCAGCGCTGGAAGCCTCGCTCGATATCTGGGACCGCATCGACATGCATGAAGTCCGCGCTCGCTCGCTCGAGCTCGCCGATCTGCTGATTGGCGAAGTCGAGCGTCTCTGCCCGCAGCTCAGGCTGGTGACGCCGCGCTCGCATGAAGAGCGAGGCTCACAGGTTTCGTTCGCATTTGAAAGGGGCTACGCAGCGATGCAAGCCCTGATTGCCCATGGCGTGATCGGCGACTTTCGGGCGCCCGACATCATGCGGTTCGGTATCACCCCGCTTTATATCGGCAAGGCCGAAGTGATGAGAGCAATCGAGGTGATCGAGCGGGTATTTACGCGGGAGCTTTGGCGGCGGCCAGAATATGACGTTGTGCATGCCGTGACATGA
- the kynA gene encoding tryptophan 2,3-dioxygenase has product MANNDYDPTAEGAETNFAARMSYSDYLRLETILSAQHPLSDAHDEMLFIVQHQASELWMRLAIHELGAARDAIARDAVAPAMKMLARVSRIFEQLNSAWDVLRTMTPSEYTHFRAKLGQSSGFQSRQYRLIEYVLGNRNPAMLKPHAHDAEATRLLERELTIPSLYDEVLRLGNRKGLAIPRSVLERDVRETHRLNDAVVEAWRCVYEAPETHWLLYELAEKLVDFEDYFRRWRFNHVTTVERIIGFKRGTGGTGGVSYLKRMLEVELFPELWRVRTVL; this is encoded by the coding sequence ATGGCCAACAATGACTACGATCCAACAGCAGAAGGCGCAGAAACGAATTTCGCTGCGCGGATGTCCTATAGCGATTATCTGCGATTGGAGACCATTCTCAGCGCGCAGCATCCGCTGTCGGATGCGCACGATGAGATGCTGTTCATTGTGCAGCATCAGGCCTCGGAGCTCTGGATGCGACTTGCCATTCATGAATTGGGTGCGGCCCGCGACGCGATTGCACGCGACGCCGTCGCGCCGGCAATGAAAATGCTGGCGCGCGTCTCACGTATCTTCGAACAGTTGAACAGCGCATGGGACGTGCTGCGCACGATGACGCCAAGCGAGTATACGCATTTCCGGGCGAAGCTCGGACAGTCGTCCGGCTTCCAATCCCGTCAGTACCGCCTCATCGAATATGTTTTGGGCAATCGCAATCCAGCCATGCTGAAGCCGCACGCGCATGATGCGGAGGCGACACGGCTTCTTGAGAGGGAGCTCACAATCCCAAGCCTGTACGACGAGGTGCTGCGCCTCGGCAACCGCAAGGGGCTTGCGATTCCGCGCTCCGTACTGGAACGTGATGTCCGTGAAACGCATCGCCTCAACGATGCAGTGGTCGAGGCCTGGCGCTGTGTCTATGAGGCGCCGGAAACGCATTGGCTGCTCTACGAGCTTGCTGAGAAGCTCGTCGACTTCGAGGACTATTTCCGCCGTTGGCGCTTTAACCATGTGACCACCGTGGAGCGCATCATCGGCTTCAAACGAGGTACGGGAGGCACCGGCGGCGTCAGCTATCTCAAGCGAATGCTGGAGGTCGAACTATTCCCGGAACTCTGGCGCGTCCGAACGGTCCTATGA
- a CDS encoding ABC transporter permease — protein sequence MATRRQVIVLWQIAIFAFLLVIWQWGFEWSKAVLPRAYVPKILDPYFVAKPSLIWQSFLRLSCLNDPSDFLVCFRNADNNLWIATLVTLKNTWWGFLFGSAAGIVVGLLLGRSDVLARIFGPFILAFNSIPRIALVPLIILMFGLGDVSKVVTAALVVFFIVFFNTFEGTRAVDRDQIAAARLLGASELTILRTVVIPSALAWVFASLLPAVSFALVGVIVGEFIGAERGLGKLIIEAEARANASEMMVAIFIMMIVGTMLALLVQYLQSYLLRWQPQFERSA from the coding sequence ATGGCTACCCGTCGTCAGGTGATCGTGCTCTGGCAGATCGCAATTTTCGCTTTTCTGCTTGTGATTTGGCAATGGGGCTTTGAATGGAGCAAAGCAGTTCTGCCAAGAGCCTATGTTCCCAAGATTCTCGACCCGTATTTCGTGGCGAAGCCGTCATTGATCTGGCAGAGCTTCTTGCGGCTTAGCTGCCTCAACGACCCATCGGATTTTCTGGTCTGCTTCAGGAATGCCGATAACAATCTTTGGATAGCGACGCTTGTCACGCTGAAGAATACTTGGTGGGGATTTCTGTTCGGCTCGGCCGCCGGCATCGTCGTTGGCCTCCTCCTCGGACGCTCGGACGTTCTTGCGCGCATATTTGGACCGTTCATTCTGGCGTTCAATTCGATCCCACGCATCGCGCTCGTGCCACTGATCATTCTCATGTTTGGCCTTGGCGATGTGTCGAAGGTGGTGACCGCCGCACTCGTCGTGTTCTTCATCGTGTTCTTTAATACGTTCGAAGGCACGCGGGCGGTCGACAGAGATCAAATTGCCGCCGCCCGCCTATTGGGCGCGAGCGAGCTGACCATCTTGCGTACCGTTGTCATTCCGTCTGCGCTGGCCTGGGTGTTCGCGTCTCTGCTCCCTGCAGTGTCGTTTGCACTTGTCGGCGTGATCGTCGGAGAGTTTATCGGCGCTGAACGTGGCCTCGGCAAGCTCATCATTGAGGCAGAGGCACGCGCCAATGCCAGCGAAATGATGGTCGCGATCTTTATAATGATGATCGTCGGAACCATGCTGGCGCTGCTTGTACAATATTTGCAATCATACCTCTTGCGTTGGCAGCCGCAGTTCGAAAGATCTGCATAA